CCGCGGCCCGATGGCGGGCGACCAGGCGGACGGCCAGGACCGCAACCCCCGGCAGGCTCGCCACCAGGGCGAACAGCCCGTAGACGACCGCCACCGTGAGGCCCTGCGCGGCGCCGAGGCCGGTCGTGGCGAACGCCCACGCCAGGAAACCCTCACGCGGGCCGAAGCCGCCGATGCTGACGGGCAGCACCATCACCAGCAGCGCGGTGACCAGCAGCGGGAGCAGCGTGCCCAGCGGAGCGACGGACCCGGCCGCGCGCGCCGCCAGCAGGAACGTGGCCAGGTGACCGCCGAGCACGACCGCGGACGCCAGCAGGATGCCCGGCCAGGTGCGGCGGGCGAGCAGGCCCCGCCGGACGTCGCCGGTCGCGGTGCGCCAGGCCCGCCGCACACGGCCGGGGTTGCGGCGCAGCCTGACCGCCACGACGCCGGCGGCCGGCACGGCACCGACGGCGAGCACGGCGAGCAGGGCCGGGGAGACCGACACCATGTCCGCGACCGCGACCGCGAGACCCGGATGCGCGATCAGCACCGCGGCGCCGACCGCGAACAGCATGATCTGCCCGGCGGTACGTTCCAGCACCACCGCGCGCACGCCGCGGCCCACGTCGCCGGTGTCGCGGCCGTTGCGGACCGCCCGGTCGACGTCGCCGAGCAGGCCGCCGGGAAGCGTGGCGTTGAGGAACAGCGCCTGGTAGTAGTCCGCGATCGCACCGCGCAACGGCAGCCGGATGCCGAGGCCCCGCGCGGTCAGGCACCAGCGCCAGGCGCTGAAGACCGTGGTCAGCAGCCCGATCCCGGCGGCCGCGAGCAACGTCGGCCAGGTCAGCACGCGCAGGCTGTCCAGGAACGCGACCGATCCGAGCCGCCAGAACAGCAGCGCGATGATCGCGGCGCCGGCGACCGGCTTCGCCCAGGAAAGGATCTTCTGCAGCATCAGGAGGCCTCTCCGGGCAGCGCCAGCAGGTCGGTGTGATGCACGACGACGGTCAGCTCACCGGCCGCGGCCTGCGCGAGCCGGCGCCGCAGGTACTCGTCGATCTCGTGCTCGACGCTCGCCGCACGGCCGAGCCGGGTGGACGCGGCCGTGACCCAGCCGCGCAGCCACTCCGCGATCAGCTCCCGGCGGTCCGGACCGAGGTGCCACCGGCTGGGCCGCGCGTGCACCGTCGCCCCACGCTCCTCGAACGCCGCGCTGATCACCTCGACGGCCTCCGCACCGAGCAGCGTGCGGCCGGCCACGTGCTGCCGCAGATGCTCGTTGAACGCGCTGTTCAGCGGCCCGTCCAGCGGCTCGGCCGGGCTCAGCTCCGCGAGCCCGCTGACCGAGAGCGTGAGCAGCGCGGGCGTGCCCGACTCGGCACAGGCCCCCGCGAGCCGGGCGGCGTCGTCCGCGTCCAGCAGGTCCAGCAGCGCGGACGCGGTGACCAGCGACACGCCCTCCAGGTCGGCCGCGGACAACTCGGTGATGTCACCCTGCCGGGTCTCCACCGTGATCGCGCCGCCGCTGCCGATCATGCTGGCCGCGGCCACGCCGAGCAGGTCCGGGTCGCGATCCTGCAGGATCCAGTGCTGGCGGCCGTCGAGCCGCGGCGCGAGCCACCGGGCCATCGAACCGGTGCCGCAGCCGAGGTCGAGGATCACCGGGTCCGGCACGTCCGCCAGCCGGCCGCGAAGCTCGTCGGCCAGCTCCGTCGCCCGGGCCGCGGCGTCCGCCGGCTCACGCAGGTCCAGCCACGTCGAGGCGTACCTCGGCGCTTCCGCGACACTCATCCCGGCCTCCACTGACGGTAACGATCCCGGTCCCGCGCACCGGCCGGTCAAGATCTCCGGCGGTTCGCGTCACCTGGAGGTACGGACGTTTCGCGGATCCGGTTCGAAGATCCGGTGAACCGTCCGCCGGAAGTTTCCGTGTTGACAGAACGCGACCGGCGGTGACCCGCCGCGGTCCCGGCATGGAGGCAGCACAGTGACAGCAGGCGTATGGACCGGCACCGTCAGTCCCCTTCGCGGCCCCGCGGCCGGGCTGCTCGCCCAGTTCGCGGTGCTCGGTGGCCTCACCGCCGCGGTCGGTCTCGGCGCCACCGGCTGGATCGCCGGCACGGTCTACGCGCTCGCGCTCGGCACCCTGCTGACCGGCGCCATGCACCGCGCCGGGATGCGGGTCTTCGGCCCGGCGAACGCGGTCACGCTGGCTCGCGCCACGCTGATCGGCGGCGTCACGGCACTGGTCGCGGACGTCCAGCGCACGCCGGTCGCGGTCCTGGTGGTGCTCGCGTCGGTGGCGCTGGTCCTGGACGGCGTGGACGGGATCGTGGCCCGCCGCACCGGCAGCAGCTCACCGTTCGGGGCCCGCTTCGACGGCGAGGTGGACGCGTTCCTGATCCTGGTGCTGAGCGTCTTCGTGGCGTTCCACCTGGGCTGGTGGGTGCTGGCGATCGGCGCGTTCCGGTACGCGTTCGTGGCCGCCGGCTGGCACCTCACCTGGCTGCGGAACGACCTGCCGGTGCGCTACTCCCGCAAGACGGTCGCCGCGATCCAGGGCGTCGTGCTGGTCGCGGCCGCGTCGGGCGTGCTGCCGGGCGTGGCCGCCGGGCTCCTGGTGGCGGGGGCCCTGGCGGCGCTGGTGTGGTCCTTCGGGCGGGACATCGCCTACCTGCACCGCACCTACGGTGCATCGGCCGACGTGGCCTGACCGTCGCGGTACCGCTCCGAGGCGGAGATGGCCTCGGCGAAGAGCTGCCCCGCGCGTTCCGCACAGCGTGTCCGGGCGGGTGACCAGTCGTACGGCATCTTGGTGACCGCCGCGCCGGCGCTCATCCGGGTGTCCGCCGGTTCGGTGTCGTCGACGGTCTCGAGGAGCTTCTCCTCCGCCACGTGCAGCCCGGCCTTCACGGCGGCCCGGTCCAGGGCCATGAGCTGGGCGCATCGACGCACGGCGAGTTCCTCCACGCGCGGGTCGTCGGGCCGCACGCCGTCGTCCAGCGCCGCCTCGGCCGCGTCCAGGCGGTCCTGCTCCGCCCGCAGGCCGGGGTCGGTGGCCAGCACGATGAACACGCTGGCCTGGATCGCGGCGCCGAGCGAGCCGAAGATGCGTTCCGTGACCAGCAGCGCGTCCACGTCGTCGGGGCGCAGCGCGCCCGGCGGCAGGTGGTCGAGCCGGCCGGTGACCGCCTCCGAGAGCAGTCCGAGCGGGCTGCCCACGGCCCGCAGGCGCCGGACGGCCGCGCGCCGGCGGGCGATGCCGGCCTCCTGCTCGGCCAGGGTCCGCTCCAGCCGGGCCAGCACGTCGTCGATGTCCCGGGTCCCGTCGAACGCGGCCCGCATGTCGTCGAGGCTGATACCGGCGTCCGCCATCTTGCGGATCCACAGCAGGCGGATCATGTCGTCGTAGCCGTAGCGGCGCCGGCCGTCCACGCCCCGCTCCGGCTCCGGCAGCAGGCCGATCTCGTGGTAGTGGCGGATGGCGCGCGGCGTCGTCCCGGCGAAGGCGGCGGCGTCACCGATCTTGACCTGGCGCGGCGGCATGACGGCGGAGAACATGACAGCGGGAACCTCTTTCGTGCTGGGGTCCCTCAACGAGACCACATGCCGCTACGGCAGGTGCCAGCTCGCGAGCGCGGGCCTGTAATGATCGCCGGATGCGGAAGACGGTCGTGGTCGTACCGGCGGTGGTGTTGGCGGTTCTGATCGGTTTTCCCGGGTTGGTGCCGAACGTGGGGCCGCGCCTCGGGAGCCTGCTCGAGACGTTCCTGCCGTGGCTGGGGCTCGGCGTCCCGGTGCTGTTCGGAGTCGCGCTGGTCCGGAGGTCACGGCTCGCGGCGGCCGCCGCGGTCCTGCCGATGGTCGCCTGGCTGGTGGTCTGCGGCGGGAAGCTGGCGCAGACCTCGGGGACCCCGGCCGACATCACGGTGGTGCAGCACAACCTCAGCGACGAGAACCCGGATCCGGCCGGGACCGCGCGCACGCTGCTCACCGCGGACGCGGAGCTGATCGGCGTGCAGGAGCTGCTGCCGGAGAACGTGGCCGCCTACGACGCGGTGCTGGCCACGGCGTACCCGCATCACGCGGTGCACGGCACGGTCGGGCTGTGGTCGCGCTACCCGATCGTGGAGTCCCGGTTGGTGGACATCCGGCCGGCGAGCCTGGACGACGGCAACTGGAACCGGGGGCTGCGCGCGGTCGTCGCCACGCTCCAGGGCGACGTGGCGGTCTACGTCGTGCACCTGCCCTCGCTGCGACTCGGGCCCGGTGGGTTCGGCAGTGACCGGCGCGACGAGTCCGCGGTGCGGCTCGGCGACGCGCTGGCCGCCGAGCCGCTGGAGCGGGTCGTGCTGATCGGGGATCTGAACGGCACCGTCGAGGACCGCGGGCTGCGTCCGATCACCGACCGGGTGAGCACCGCGGGCGACCGGTTCGCGTTCTCCTGGCCGGCGCGCACACCGGTGGCCCGGATCGACCAGATCATGGCGCGGTCGATCGCGGTACGGACGGTGTGGGCGATGGACCGCACCGGCAGTGATCACCTGCCGATCATGGCCCGGCTCATGTTCCTGTCCTGACCCGCCGCCTCACCGCGCCGCGAGCCAGTCGAGCGCGCGCACCGCGGTCTCCGGCAGCACCGAGATGTGGCCGGCACCGGGGACGATCCACGACTCCGCGCCGGGGACCAGGCCGCGGGCGTGCGCGGCCGGCACCACCCGGTCGTCCGCGCCGTGCACCAGCAGCACCGGGACCTCGATCGTGGCCGGGTCGAAACCCCACGGCTGCACGTACGCGAGGTCGTCGTCGATCAGCGGGCCGGGACCGGCCGCGACCGCGGGCTCGACCACCTCGCCGAACCAGCCCCACTCCCCCTCCAGCGCGGCCCAGTCCGCGGGCGTGAAGTCGGGCATGGAGTCGCCGGCCGCGTGGGCCTCCTTGGCCGCGCGGCCGGCGATCGCGGCGCGCAGTCCGGCGACACCGGCCGGGCCCATGCCGTCGAACCACGTCTCGTCGCGGCGCGGCGCCAGCCCGGCGACGGTCGCGGCCGCGGTCACCCGGCCGGGCAGCAGCGCGGCGCAGGCGAGCGCGTGCGGCCCGCCGCCGGAGTGCCCGAGCACGGCGAACTCCGCCACGCCCAGCGCGTCCGCGACCGCGGCCGCGTCCCGCGCGGCGGACGCGACGTCGCGGCCCGGCAGCGCCGTGGACCCGCCGTAACCGGGCCGGTCGTAGCCGATCAGGCGGACACCGAGCCGATCCGCGGCCTCGAACAGCGGCCGGGGTGGCGTGCCGATGTTCGGCGTCCCGTGATGCCACATGACGACCCGCGTGCCCGTGCCCCGGTCGTAGGCGTGCAGCGTGCGTCCGTCGCCGGTGGTGATATCCATGCGCGCCATTGTGATCGACGGGTACGACAGAACTGACCGTCGCGAGGTGGACCCCGAAGATCCGGCTCGTGACGGATGTGCGGCGTGAACAGCGTTAATACGCTTGGGGGCATGACGATCTCGCTGGCTGAGGAACTGGTTCTGCTCGCCTACGACGACGAGGGTGCCGCGTCCGGCACCAGCACCTGGCTGGACTACGGCATCGCCGGCGCGCACCTGGTGGAGCTCGCGCTGGCGGAACGGATCGCGCTGACCGACGGCCGGGTCGACGTGGTCGACGCGACGCCGACCGGCTCGCCGCGGGCGGACGCGGCGCTGGCCACGATCGCGGCGGACGCGAAGCGGCGCAAGCCGGACGACTGGATCTACCGGCTGTCGAAGAAGGCCCGGCAGCCGGTGCTGGACGAGCTGGTGGGGGCCGGCATCCTGGAGCGGCGCGCGGACCGGGTGATGCGCATCTTCCCGGTCACCCGCTACCCGGCACCGCACGGTGTCGAGCCGGTGGCGGAGACGGAGCGCCGCGCGCTGCTGCGGGCCGCGATCGACGGTTCGGACACCGCGCCGGACACCCGGACGCTGGTGCTGTGCACGCTGATCGCCGCGCTCGACTGGGAGAAGCGGGTCTTCCCGGACCTGCCCCGGAAGGAGACCAAGAAGCGCCTGAAGGAGCTGGGCGAGTCGCACTGGGCCGGCAGCGCGGTGGGCCGCCTGATCAAGGACCTGCAGGCCGCGATCATGATGACCACGGTCACGATCGCCGTCGCCGCCACGGCGGGCTCCTGATTACGCCCGCGTGACCCCGGCCGGGACCGTACGATCCAGGCAGGCGCTCTCTCTCGGCCGCCGTGGGGCGTCGTGCACCCGGAGGGGGAGAAATGATGCCACGTCGTGCCACCGCCGTCATCGCGGGCGTGCTGTCGGTCCTGGCCGCCGCGCCCGCGCACGCCACCGCGGGCGCGTTCTGGGACAGCTTCGAGGAGCCGTGGGCGCCGACCGGGAGCTTCACCACGTACCGTGCGGGTCAGGTCTTCGGCCCGTGGGCCGTGATCGGCGGTGACGTGGACCTGATCGGCGGCGGCTACTGGGCGGCCCAGAACGAGGCGCAGTCGCTGGACCTGAACGGCGCGCGGGCCGGCGCGATCCGGGCGACGTTCGGCACCACGCTGGCCGCGGACTACCGGGTCAGCTACCGCCTGTCCGGGAACCCGGCCGGCCCGCCGGAGGTCAAGACCGGCGTGGCCGGCGTCGACGGCCGGCCGCGGCAGGACTTCGCCTTCGACGCGACCCGGACCAGCAGGACCGCCATGGGGTACGTGGAGATGTCGTTCACGTTCCGGGCCACGCGCGCGGCGACGTCGCTGGAGCTGACCAGCACCACGCCCGGCGCGTACGGCCCGGTGCTCGACAACGTCCTCGTGCAGAGCTGCACCATCACCGACTGTTCGGCCGGACGGTGACGGTGCGGACCGGTCAGGCCGTGACGTCCCAGCCGAGCAGCAGCGCGTCGCCCGCGGTGTAGGCGGTGCGGTTGGTCAGCGTGAGCCCGGTGGGCAGACGCGTGTCACCGGGCGCCTCCGTGGTCGCGGAGATGGCCACGATCAGCCGGTCGGCCAGACCCGCCGCGAGGAGCGTGGCGATCAGCCGCGTCCCGCCCTCGACCAGCAACGACTGGACGCCGCCGCGCCGCAGTTCGGCGAGGACCGCGGGCAGGTCGGCGCCGTCCGGGCCGGCCGAGACCTCGCGCAGGCCGACGCCGGCCGCCTGGATCTCGTCGGCACGGGTCGCGTCGGCCTCCTTGGTGGTGAAGACCGTGGTGGCGGCCTCGCCGCCGAAGACACGCGCGGTGAGCGGCAGGTTGAGCTCGCTGTCCAGCACGACGCGCAGCGGGTGGGCGCCGGGGACCAGCTCGACCGTGAGCGACGGGTCGGTGCGGCGGACCGTGCCGGCGCCGACCAGCACGGCGTCGGTGGCGGCGCGCAGCGCGTGCTCCTCGGCCGTGGGGATGCCGGGCTCGCGCTGGATGCGGCCGTCGAGCGTCTGGGTGACGCGCACCATCACGTACGGCCGGTCCGCGCGCGGGCGTATCTCGCCGATCAGGCCGCGGACGTCGATGCCGGCCTCGGGCACCGTGATCGGTTCCGCGCCGATCGGCGCGACGTGGCCCATCCGGTCCGCCTTGGTGGTCAGGTAGGCGGCGTTGCGCGCGTGCGCGGCGGTCTGCAGGCCGACCATGGTCTGCACGGCCAGACCGCCGGCGCGCAGGCCCGCGACCTTGTCCGGGTTGTTCGACATCAGGTTGACCGACTCGACGCCGATCGCCCGGAGCACGGCCGCGGACTCGCCGTACGTGC
This genomic window from Catenuloplanes niger contains:
- a CDS encoding alpha/beta fold hydrolase, with protein sequence MDITTGDGRTLHAYDRGTGTRVVMWHHGTPNIGTPPRPLFEAADRLGVRLIGYDRPGYGGSTALPGRDVASAARDAAAVADALGVAEFAVLGHSGGGPHALACAALLPGRVTAAATVAGLAPRRDETWFDGMGPAGVAGLRAAIAGRAAKEAHAAGDSMPDFTPADWAALEGEWGWFGEVVEPAVAAGPGPLIDDDLAYVQPWGFDPATIEVPVLLVHGADDRVVPAAHARGLVPGAESWIVPGAGHISVLPETAVRALDWLAAR
- a CDS encoding endonuclease/exonuclease/phosphatase family protein, with the translated sequence MRKTVVVVPAVVLAVLIGFPGLVPNVGPRLGSLLETFLPWLGLGVPVLFGVALVRRSRLAAAAAVLPMVAWLVVCGGKLAQTSGTPADITVVQHNLSDENPDPAGTARTLLTADAELIGVQELLPENVAAYDAVLATAYPHHAVHGTVGLWSRYPIVESRLVDIRPASLDDGNWNRGLRAVVATLQGDVAVYVVHLPSLRLGPGGFGSDRRDESAVRLGDALAAEPLERVVLIGDLNGTVEDRGLRPITDRVSTAGDRFAFSWPARTPVARIDQIMARSIAVRTVWAMDRTGSDHLPIMARLMFLS
- a CDS encoding CDP-alcohol phosphatidyltransferase family protein, with the translated sequence MTAGVWTGTVSPLRGPAAGLLAQFAVLGGLTAAVGLGATGWIAGTVYALALGTLLTGAMHRAGMRVFGPANAVTLARATLIGGVTALVADVQRTPVAVLVVLASVALVLDGVDGIVARRTGSSSPFGARFDGEVDAFLILVLSVFVAFHLGWWVLAIGAFRYAFVAAGWHLTWLRNDLPVRYSRKTVAAIQGVVLVAAASGVLPGVAAGLLVAGALAALVWSFGRDIAYLHRTYGASADVA
- a CDS encoding lysylphosphatidylglycerol synthase transmembrane domain-containing protein, translating into MLQKILSWAKPVAGAAIIALLFWRLGSVAFLDSLRVLTWPTLLAAAGIGLLTTVFSAWRWCLTARGLGIRLPLRGAIADYYQALFLNATLPGGLLGDVDRAVRNGRDTGDVGRGVRAVVLERTAGQIMLFAVGAAVLIAHPGLAVAVADMVSVSPALLAVLAVGAVPAAGVVAVRLRRNPGRVRRAWRTATGDVRRGLLARRTWPGILLASAVVLGGHLATFLLAARAAGSVAPLGTLLPLLVTALLVMVLPVSIGGFGPREGFLAWAFATTGLGAAQGLTVAVVYGLFALVASLPGVAVLAVRLVARHRAAEAPEVPHPAPVPAPAPAPVEQLIVTDVVPPRTLKALEPAAA
- a CDS encoding MerR family transcriptional regulator, with the translated sequence MFSAVMPPRQVKIGDAAAFAGTTPRAIRHYHEIGLLPEPERGVDGRRRYGYDDMIRLLWIRKMADAGISLDDMRAAFDGTRDIDDVLARLERTLAEQEAGIARRRAAVRRLRAVGSPLGLLSEAVTGRLDHLPPGALRPDDVDALLVTERIFGSLGAAIQASVFIVLATDPGLRAEQDRLDAAEAALDDGVRPDDPRVEELAVRRCAQLMALDRAAVKAGLHVAEEKLLETVDDTEPADTRMSAGAAVTKMPYDWSPARTRCAERAGQLFAEAISASERYRDGQATSADAP
- a CDS encoding GOLPH3/VPS74 family protein, which encodes MTISLAEELVLLAYDDEGAASGTSTWLDYGIAGAHLVELALAERIALTDGRVDVVDATPTGSPRADAALATIAADAKRRKPDDWIYRLSKKARQPVLDELVGAGILERRADRVMRIFPVTRYPAPHGVEPVAETERRALLRAAIDGSDTAPDTRTLVLCTLIAALDWEKRVFPDLPRKETKKRLKELGESHWAGSAVGRLIKDLQAAIMMTTVTIAVAATAGS
- the ribA gene encoding GTP cyclohydrolase II RibA, with translation MILTPQRTGDPAPAPVEVCSVVIPTPYGEFTTRVFETAAGHTLLALIRGDVTGAEPVLTRLHSECLTGDALGSLRCDCGVQLRTAMRTVAAAGRGVVLYITGHEGRGIGLVNKLRAYVEQDKGADTLDANLRLGLPADARTYGESAAVLRAIGVESVNLMSNNPDKVAGLRAGGLAVQTMVGLQTAAHARNAAYLTTKADRMGHVAPIGAEPITVPEAGIDVRGLIGEIRPRADRPYVMVRVTQTLDGRIQREPGIPTAEEHALRAATDAVLVGAGTVRRTDPSLTVELVPGAHPLRVVLDSELNLPLTARVFGGEAATTVFTTKEADATRADEIQAAGVGLREVSAGPDGADLPAVLAELRRGGVQSLLVEGGTRLIATLLAAGLADRLIVAISATTEAPGDTRLPTGLTLTNRTAYTAGDALLLGWDVTA
- a CDS encoding class I SAM-dependent methyltransferase — protein: MSVAEAPRYASTWLDLREPADAAARATELADELRGRLADVPDPVILDLGCGTGSMARWLAPRLDGRQHWILQDRDPDLLGVAAASMIGSGGAITVETRQGDITELSAADLEGVSLVTASALLDLLDADDAARLAGACAESGTPALLTLSVSGLAELSPAEPLDGPLNSAFNEHLRQHVAGRTLLGAEAVEVISAAFEERGATVHARPSRWHLGPDRRELIAEWLRGWVTAASTRLGRAASVEHEIDEYLRRRLAQAAAGELTVVVHHTDLLALPGEAS
- a CDS encoding choice-of-anchor C family protein, which gives rise to MMPRRATAVIAGVLSVLAAAPAHATAGAFWDSFEEPWAPTGSFTTYRAGQVFGPWAVIGGDVDLIGGGYWAAQNEAQSLDLNGARAGAIRATFGTTLAADYRVSYRLSGNPAGPPEVKTGVAGVDGRPRQDFAFDATRTSRTAMGYVEMSFTFRATRAATSLELTSTTPGAYGPVLDNVLVQSCTITDCSAGR